In a single window of the Dreissena polymorpha isolate Duluth1 chromosome 3, UMN_Dpol_1.0, whole genome shotgun sequence genome:
- the LOC127873538 gene encoding uncharacterized protein LOC127873538, whose protein sequence is MFISQLTRPCITWRRIQIKKKITLVMSTVVLFFVYWKFGTFNENIEGNPLRYASHELDSKYFLEPLVTEDFPTVIGQAPKIPHIIHQTYKNEFIPNKYIPFIKSFVKYNANWTYMFWTDASARKFISDRYPDFLPVWDNYAEPINRADALRYFVLYEYGGVYADLDFECLRPLDRVTMKYTAVFPLEPFEHAVFRLRIPFCVNNAIMMAQPKHSFLRHIVYTISSFRPMKGTLDVAGPIFVTTQYMLYNNFSVGEFYKVAEDHQGSSPYHYKGRLHETDPRAVYVPNTHYFMNTLAENWFSKSYWHYRRVCSNLDPTSGTLERKACNEFKAREDRSEHDHFRFTYTRHHWFFTHNTLNFLPDVTRYTNIQKIVPNLVSYT, encoded by the exons ATGTTTATCAGCCAACTAACTAGACCTTGTATAACATGGCGGAGAATTCAGATCAAGAAGAAAATCACTCTTGTGATGAGTACCGTTGTTTTGTTCTTCGTGTATTGGAAGTTTGGCACATTTAATG aaaacatCGAAGGGAATCCTCTTCGCTACGCATCACACGAGCTCGACTCTAAGTATTTCCTCGAACCGCTTGTCACAGAGGATTTTCCAACGGTTATCGGACAGGCGCCTAAAATTCCGCACATTATCCACCAGACATACAAGAACGAGTTCATTCCAAATAAGTATATCCCGTTCATTAAATCCTTCGTTAAGTACAATGCCAACTGGACCTACATGTTCTGGACCGATGCCTCGGCCCGGAAGTTCATTAGCGACAGGTACCCGGATTTTCTCCCGGTCTGGGACAACTACGCAGAACCAATCAACAGGGCCGACGCGCTCAGATACTTCGTCTTATACGAGTATGGGGGTGTGTACGCGGACTTGGATTTTGAGTGCTTACGTCCCCTGGATAGGGTAACTATGAAGTATACAGCAGTGTTTCCTCTGGAACCTTTCGAGCACGCCGTGTTTCGCCTACGCATTCCTTTCTGCGTCAACAACGCCATCATGATGGCGCAACCGAAGCACTCGTTCCTAAGGCACATTGTCTACACGATCTCCAGTTTTAGGCCGATGAAAGGGACGCTTGACGTAGCAGGACCGATATTTGTCACGACGCAGTACATGCTTTACAACAACTTCTCAGTCGGCGAGTTTTACAAGGTCGCCGAGGACCATCAAGGGAGCTCACCGTATCACTACAAAGGGAGGTTACACGAGACGGATCCAAGAGCTGTATACGTTCCCAACACGCATTACTTTATGAACACTTTGGCGGAAAATTGGTTCAGCAAGTCCTACTGGCACTACAGACGAGTGTGCTCGAACCTCGATCCAACTTCCGGGACCCTAGAACGCAAAGCCTGCAACGAATTCAAGGCACGAGAGGACAGAAGCGAGCATGACCACTTCCGGTTTACTTATACCAGACACCACTGGTTTTTCACTCACAATACTTTGAACTTTTTACCGGACGTGACTAGATACACAAATATACAGAAAATAGTCCCGAATTTAGTGTCATACActtga